The Plasmodium vinckei vinckei genome assembly, chromosome: PVVCY_14 genome window below encodes:
- a CDS encoding 60S ribosomal protein L13-2, putative, whose product MVSHNNVLPNVHLHKWWQRYVRVDFSKNIKRKQRRLLRAKRQKQNGPTPIEKLHPVVHCPTQRYNYKTRLGKGFTLEEIKAVKLTPSAARSIGIIVDKRRKNRCEESLKANAERLQKYLNSIVMIPLKKDKPKNGIGGIPADATKEVIEQHKDKKQLRSIFKKGSSVKPFYETIETSKIDKSTSAYKTLRRAKLAERRKNRQQQRKDIKRKSKDN is encoded by the exons ATGGTGTCACACAATAATGTATTACCAAATGTTCACCTTCATAAATGGTGGCAAAGATATGTTAGAGTAGACTTtagcaaaaatataaaaagaaaacaaagAAGATTATTACGAGCAAAAAGgcaaaaacaaaatggaCCTACACCTATCGAAAAATTACATCCAGTAGTTCATTGCCCTACCCAAAGATACAATTATAAAACTAGATTAGGAAAAGGATTTACCCTTGAAGAAATAAAG gcGGTAAAACTAACCCCTAGTGCTGCCAGAAGCATAGGCATAATTGTTGACAAGcgaagaaaaaatagatgTGAAGAATCATTAAAAGCAAATGCTGAAAGATTACAAAAATACTTAAATAGTATAGTTATGATtccattaaaaaaagataagcCTAAAAATGGTATTGGAGGAATACCAGCTGATGCTACTAAAGAAGTTATAGAACAACATAAAGACAAAAAACAATTACGTAGTATATTTAAGAAGGGATCTAGCGTTAAACCATTCTATGAAACAATAGAAACTTCTAAAATAGATAAATCTACCTCAGcatataaaacattaaGAAGAGCTAAATTAGCAGAAAGACGAAAGAACAGACAACAACAAAGAAAAGATATTAAACGTAAATCTAAAgataattga
- a CDS encoding GDP-mannose 4,6-dehydratase, putative, whose amino-acid sequence MAPVALIFGITGQDGSYLSELLLDKGYEVHGVIRRCSTFNTKRIDHIFEKLNLHYGDLLDNSNIFSLISKIKPNEIYNLAAQSHVKVSFELPEYTAQCTAIGTLRILEAIKLSQIDNIKFYNASTSELYGNNIQSQCQNENTPFNPVSPYGIAKLYSHYITKNYREAYNMFCVNGILFNHESPRRGETFVTKKITKGIAKIFKKIQTVIILGNIDTFRDWGHAKDYVHAIYLMLQQTTPNDFVICSNQHHSVREFCEIAFAFVGLYIKWINNGLDEVAIDQYNNIVIKKDKKYYRDSEINNLLGDCSKATNILKWKPNYNFMQLIYDMLKYDFNDYNLQLDNYDTCINRYEIYKTNCNASIEK is encoded by the coding sequence atggCCCCAGTTGCCCTAATATTTGGTATCACAGGACAAGATGGGTCATATTTGAGTGAATTACTTTTAGATAAAGGATATGAAGTTCATGGTGTGATTAGGAGGTGTAGTACATTTAATACAAAAAGAATAGatcatatatttgaaaaattaaatttacatTATGGTGATTTACTtgataatagtaatatattttctttaatatctaaaataaaaccaaatgaaatatataatttagcTGCACAAAGTCATGTAAAAGTGAGTTTCGAATTACCTGAATATACAGCACAATGTACAGCTATTGGTACATTAAGAATATTAGAAGCAATTAAATTATCACAgattgataatataaaattttataatgcTTCAACATCAGAATTATATGGTAATAATATTCAAAGTCAATgtcaaaatgaaaatacacCATTTAATCCAGTCTCACCTTATGGGATAGCAAAATTATATAGTCattatataacaaaaaattatagagaagcatataatatgttttgTGTAAAtggtatattatttaatcaTGAAAGTCCAAGACGTGGTGAAACATTcgttacaaaaaaaattacaaaaggtatagcaaaaatatttaaaaaaattcaaacaGTTATTATATTAGGGAATATTGATACATTTAGAGATTGGGGTCATGCAAAAGATTATGTACAtgcaatatatttaatgttACAACAAACAACTCCTAATGATTTTGTTATTTGCTCAAATCAACATCATTCTGTTCGAGAATTTTGTGAAATTGCTTTTGCATTTGTAgggttatatataaaatggatTAATAATGGCCTAGATGAAGTTGCAATAgatcaatataataatatagttattaaaaaagataaaaaatattatagagATTcagaaattaataatttattaggGGACTGTTCAAAAGCAACTAATATACTTAAATGGAAACccaattataattttatgcaattaatatatgatatgctaaaatatgattttaATGATTATAATTTGCAACTTGACAACTATGACACATGTATAAATCGGTatgaaatttataaaacaaattgcAATGCTTCGATTGAAAAATAG
- a CDS encoding 40S ribosomal protein S16, putative, with amino-acid sequence MTTKVKRVLTFGKKKTSVAVATVTNGKGLIKLNGKNIDLVEPYILRTKVYEPLWLIGSAKLKNLDIRVRVKGGGQTSQIYAIRQAISKGIISYYQKYVDESTKKELKDTLLRYDRTLLVGDTRRCEPKKFGGKGARARYQKSYR; translated from the exons atgaCAACAAAAGTTAAGAGAGTATTAACATTCGGAAAAAAG aaaaCCTCTGTTGCAGTAGCAACTGTAACCAATGGAAAAGggttaataaaattgaatgGAAAAAACATAGATTTAGTAGAACCCTATATTTTAAGAACAAAAGTTTATGAGCCATTATGGTTAATTGGATCTGCTAAATTAAAGAACTTAGATATACGTGTTCGTGTTAAGGGTGGAGGTCAAACTTCTCAAATTTATGCAATCAGGCAAGCTATCAGTAAAGGTATTATTTcttattatcaaaaatatgtagatgaatcaacaaaaaaagaattaaaagatACCTTATTAAGATATGACAGAACTTTATTAGTAGGAGACACAAGACGTTGCGAACCCAAAAAATTCGGTGGTAAGGGTGCACGTGCAAGATACCAAAAATCATACAGATAA